Proteins from one Pontibacter korlensis genomic window:
- the rodA gene encoding rod shape-determining protein RodA codes for MEKVLGQTLSSTTTRSRRSSSFIAPHLDWVTILLYFLLVALGWMNIYAAVYSPDNVVNILSFDINSGKQLAWIGASFLLIIVLLVVDYKVYEHLAYPIYGFIILLLLVTLVIAKPIAGSRSWLDLGGGVRLQPAELAKFATALAASKFLGSINLRQQNFKDQMILAAITLVPPIIIVLQNETGSALVFAAFVLAYFREGMSPLILIIGGSAAAIFILTLLIPKLYLIAGITILMALATWMDYRLLRRFKIMIALWGVVVGMIFSVDFFVNDVLQPHQQNRIKALINPEADPLGYGWNVTQSKIAIGSGGFWGKGFLEGTQTKFDFVPEQSTDFIFCTIGEEHGWVGSTILIGLFILLLTRIVGIAERQKSVFARTYGYCVASIIFFHFLVNVGMTIGLAPVVGIPLPFFSYGGSSLWSFTILLFILLAIDANRAKDLAR; via the coding sequence ATGGAGAAAGTACTCGGACAAACACTCTCAAGCACTACTACGCGCAGCCGCCGAAGCTCCAGTTTTATTGCCCCGCACCTCGACTGGGTTACAATACTGCTGTACTTTTTGCTGGTGGCTTTAGGCTGGATGAACATCTATGCAGCTGTCTACAGCCCTGACAATGTGGTAAACATCCTAAGCTTTGACATCAACTCAGGAAAACAATTGGCCTGGATTGGTGCCTCTTTTCTGCTAATTATCGTGCTGCTGGTAGTAGACTATAAAGTATATGAGCACCTGGCCTACCCCATTTATGGCTTCATTATATTGCTGCTGTTGGTGACTTTGGTTATTGCTAAGCCAATTGCTGGCTCCCGCTCCTGGCTTGATTTGGGTGGTGGAGTACGCTTACAACCGGCTGAGCTTGCAAAATTTGCCACAGCGTTGGCTGCATCCAAGTTCCTGGGAAGTATAAACCTGCGCCAGCAGAACTTCAAAGACCAGATGATTTTGGCAGCAATTACGCTTGTGCCGCCTATCATTATAGTACTTCAAAACGAGACTGGTTCGGCCCTGGTATTCGCAGCTTTTGTATTGGCTTACTTCCGCGAGGGCATGTCGCCTCTCATCCTGATCATTGGAGGCTCTGCTGCGGCTATCTTTATTCTAACCCTGCTCATCCCTAAGCTTTACCTCATTGCCGGCATCACCATTCTGATGGCACTAGCCACTTGGATGGACTATCGCCTGCTACGTCGCTTTAAGATTATGATTGCACTTTGGGGAGTAGTGGTAGGCATGATCTTCAGTGTAGACTTCTTTGTGAATGATGTACTACAGCCGCACCAGCAAAACCGTATCAAGGCGCTCATAAACCCAGAGGCGGACCCACTAGGCTACGGATGGAACGTTACACAGTCTAAGATAGCAATTGGTTCTGGAGGCTTCTGGGGCAAGGGTTTTTTAGAGGGCACGCAAACAAAGTTTGACTTTGTTCCTGAGCAAAGTACAGACTTTATCTTCTGCACTATTGGCGAAGAGCATGGATGGGTAGGCAGCACAATTTTGATTGGTCTGTTTATTCTGCTATTAACGCGTATTGTAGGTATAGCGGAGCGTCAAAAGTCCGTGTTTGCCCGAACCTATGGCTACTGCGTAGCCTCCATTATCTTCTTCCACTTTTTGGTGAATGTGGGAATGACTATAGGACTTGCACCAGTAGTAGGTATTCCGCTTCCTTTCTTTAGCTACGGAGGCTCTTCCTTATGGTCATTTACAATCCTGCTGTTCATACTTCTAGCGATAGATGCGAACAGAGCTAAGGACTTGGCAAGATAG
- the mrdA gene encoding penicillin-binding protein 2, whose amino-acid sequence MKYLENRKYVIQGIFLIVGIVFATRLFYIQVVDSSYKQAAETNAIKPIIQYPFRGLIYDRNGKLLVQNTPVYDLMVVPKDVKSLDTLRLAELVNLPLDDVRERLKKARAFSYVQPSPFYQKLSTQEFAYIQNNLIDFPGFYINARTARGYPHQSLAHALGYIAEISPRQLEDSTYRGYRPGDYIGKAGIELEYEKYLMGQRGVKYKMVNVRGVEKGSFRDGAFDTLAVAGQNLVSTIDLDLQAYGEYLMNGAKGSIVAIEPSSGEILAYVSAPFYDPNLFTGKDYGKNYMTLLQDSNKTMFNRPIMADQNPPGSIFKLTQALIALEEGVINPNTKFACNKALVNCHAHPSPIDLYGAVQHSCNPYFYQAYKALINQGKSPNTFTDTSIGLKEWREKVLTFGFGQQLGIDIPGEKKGIVASTDLYDRVYGKNRWKYSTIYSLSIGQGELGVTPLQMANFMSIIANRGYYVTPHIIRSVGEDGKPLKEYQEKHYAAVSPQHFEPIISGMAEVVRAGTGRRANLQKVGIEVCGKTGTAQNPQGPDHAVFVAFAPKDNPKIAIAVYVEHGKWGGQSAAPIAGLMIEQYLTDTVTIKEQEKWVLSREYLNIKSK is encoded by the coding sequence ATGAAGTATTTAGAAAACAGAAAATACGTTATCCAAGGCATCTTCCTTATAGTAGGAATTGTCTTCGCCACCAGGCTCTTTTACATCCAGGTTGTAGATAGCAGCTATAAGCAAGCTGCCGAAACTAACGCCATTAAGCCTATCATCCAGTACCCTTTCCGCGGTTTGATTTATGACCGCAATGGTAAACTTCTGGTGCAGAACACACCAGTGTATGACCTGATGGTAGTGCCAAAGGACGTAAAGAGTTTAGATACCCTGCGTCTGGCAGAACTGGTAAACCTGCCGCTCGATGACGTACGCGAGCGCCTCAAGAAAGCCCGTGCTTTCTCCTATGTACAGCCGTCTCCTTTCTACCAGAAGCTGAGCACGCAGGAGTTCGCTTACATACAGAACAACCTGATTGATTTTCCCGGCTTTTACATCAATGCCCGTACTGCCCGTGGTTATCCGCACCAGAGCTTGGCACATGCCCTAGGCTACATTGCCGAGATCAGCCCAAGGCAGCTGGAGGATAGCACCTACAGAGGTTACCGCCCAGGCGACTACATTGGTAAAGCTGGTATAGAGCTAGAGTACGAGAAGTACCTGATGGGTCAGCGTGGTGTGAAGTATAAAATGGTGAACGTGCGTGGCGTAGAGAAAGGCTCCTTCCGTGACGGTGCTTTTGATACCTTGGCAGTGGCCGGCCAGAACCTTGTTAGTACAATTGATCTGGACCTGCAGGCTTACGGCGAATACCTAATGAACGGTGCCAAAGGAAGTATAGTAGCCATAGAACCATCTAGCGGCGAGATATTGGCCTATGTCTCTGCCCCATTCTACGACCCTAACTTATTTACCGGCAAAGATTACGGCAAGAACTATATGACCTTGCTACAGGACTCGAACAAAACCATGTTCAACCGTCCTATCATGGCTGACCAAAACCCTCCAGGCTCTATCTTCAAGCTTACTCAAGCCTTAATAGCTTTGGAGGAAGGTGTTATCAATCCAAACACAAAGTTTGCCTGCAACAAAGCTTTGGTGAACTGCCACGCTCACCCTTCTCCTATTGATTTGTATGGAGCCGTGCAGCACTCCTGCAATCCATACTTTTACCAGGCTTACAAGGCTCTTATCAATCAAGGCAAGTCGCCTAACACTTTTACGGACACGTCTATTGGTCTGAAGGAGTGGAGGGAAAAAGTGTTAACCTTTGGTTTTGGGCAACAGCTGGGGATCGACATACCTGGCGAGAAGAAAGGTATTGTAGCATCTACAGATTTGTACGACCGCGTGTATGGCAAGAACCGCTGGAAATACTCCACTATCTACTCTCTAAGTATAGGACAGGGTGAGTTGGGAGTTACACCACTTCAGATGGCTAATTTTATGTCCATCATTGCAAACAGGGGCTACTATGTAACGCCACACATTATCCGATCGGTAGGCGAAGACGGCAAGCCCCTGAAGGAGTATCAGGAGAAGCATTATGCGGCAGTTAGCCCACAGCACTTTGAACCTATTATCTCAGGTATGGCCGAGGTAGTGCGTGCAGGTACGGGCCGCAGAGCTAACTTGCAGAAAGTTGGCATTGAAGTTTGCGGTAAAACCGGCACAGCCCAAAACCCTCAGGGGCCTGACCATGCTGTGTTCGTAGCTTTTGCTCCCAAAGACAACCCTAAAATAGCCATTGCTGTGTATGTGGAGCACGGTAAGTGGGGCGGCCAGTCGGCGGCTCCTATTGCAGGCCTCATGATAGAGCAGTACCTGACAGACACTGTGACCATAAAAGAACAGGAGAAATGGGTGCTTAGCAGAGAGTACCTCAATATTAAATCGAAGTAA
- the mreC gene encoding rod shape-determining protein MreC gives MRNLFAFIYRFRAFLVFLLLEALCVFLIVRYNTYQGAAFFNSASRYVGQVLEFQSGITDYFRLTDVNQTLASENAALRQELMQYRQAALIDSTATLDTTYFATTDTSQAYPYMLHASRVINNSVRRMNNYLTIAKGTADGVKPGMGVVAPNGVVGRVKTVSEHYATVTSLLHSQMLISAKIKKDGTFGTIKWLGGDYRTALLDYIPLHVKPEEGDTVVTSGFNTVFPEGITVGTISSVEQEPDKSFYTIGVQLSVDFAQLSYVYVVENTRKEERDTLEQNAGILPDEQ, from the coding sequence ATGCGGAATCTATTTGCATTTATTTACCGGTTCCGTGCGTTCCTCGTGTTTCTGTTGCTGGAGGCGCTGTGCGTGTTCCTGATCGTACGCTATAACACGTATCAGGGCGCAGCCTTCTTTAATTCGGCTAGCAGATATGTGGGGCAGGTACTGGAGTTCCAGAGTGGTATTACAGACTACTTCCGGCTTACAGACGTCAACCAGACGCTGGCTAGCGAAAACGCTGCGCTGCGCCAGGAGCTGATGCAATACCGGCAAGCAGCTCTGATAGACAGTACAGCCACCTTGGACACCACGTATTTCGCCACAACCGATACCAGCCAAGCTTACCCTTACATGCTTCACGCGAGCAGGGTTATCAATAACTCTGTGCGACGCATGAATAACTACCTGACAATAGCCAAGGGTACAGCTGATGGAGTAAAGCCGGGTATGGGCGTAGTGGCCCCCAATGGGGTAGTAGGCCGGGTAAAAACCGTATCGGAGCATTATGCTACGGTTACTTCCCTGCTGCACTCCCAAATGCTTATCTCAGCCAAGATCAAGAAGGATGGCACCTTTGGTACCATTAAATGGTTAGGTGGCGACTACCGGACAGCACTATTAGACTATATACCGCTGCACGTAAAGCCTGAAGAGGGCGACACGGTTGTTACAAGTGGCTTCAATACAGTATTTCCAGAGGGCATTACGGTTGGCACCATCAGCTCTGTGGAGCAGGAGCCAGATAAGAGCTTTTATACGATTGGTGTACAACTTAGCGTTGACTTTGCACAGCTATCTTATGTGTACGTGGTAGAGAATACGCGGAAAGAAGAACGTGACACTTTAGAACAAAACGCAGGCATCCTACCAGATGAACAATAG
- a CDS encoding rod shape-determining protein — translation MGLFNFLTSDIAIDLGTANTLIIHNDKIVVDEPSIIAVDRTTGRVLAIGRNAMQMHEKTHENIKTIRPLKDGVIADFHAAEEMIRGMIKMIDTGRRLFQPSHRMVICIPSGITEVEKRAVRDSAQHAGAKEVWMIQEPMAAAIGIGIDVEQPIGSMIVDIGGGTTEIAVVALSGIVCDQSIRIAGDVFTKDILDYMRRQHNLLIGERSAEKIKIEVGAALTELENPPADYEIRGRDLMTGIPKVIKVTYQEIAIALDKSVSKIEEAVLKALEIAPPELSADIYDNGIHLTGGGALLRGFDKRLAAKTKLPIHIAEDPLRAVVRGTGAAIKNIEGFKNVLLT, via the coding sequence ATGGGACTATTTAACTTCTTAACCAGCGATATAGCCATTGATTTGGGTACTGCTAATACCCTCATCATTCACAACGATAAAATTGTGGTAGACGAGCCTTCTATAATTGCCGTGGATCGCACCACAGGCCGTGTACTTGCTATTGGCCGCAACGCCATGCAGATGCACGAGAAGACGCACGAGAACATTAAAACTATCCGCCCGCTGAAGGATGGTGTGATCGCCGACTTCCACGCTGCTGAGGAAATGATCCGAGGCATGATCAAGATGATTGATACTGGCCGTCGTCTGTTCCAGCCGTCTCACCGCATGGTAATCTGTATTCCATCAGGTATCACGGAGGTAGAGAAACGTGCCGTACGTGATTCTGCGCAACACGCTGGTGCTAAAGAAGTATGGATGATCCAGGAGCCTATGGCCGCTGCCATCGGTATAGGAATCGACGTGGAGCAACCGATTGGTTCTATGATTGTGGATATTGGGGGTGGTACTACGGAAATTGCTGTTGTAGCCCTTTCTGGTATTGTATGTGACCAGTCTATTCGTATTGCCGGCGACGTGTTCACAAAGGATATCCTGGATTACATGCGCCGCCAGCACAACCTGCTGATCGGAGAGCGCTCGGCTGAAAAAATCAAAATTGAGGTAGGTGCCGCGCTTACTGAGCTGGAGAACCCTCCTGCAGACTACGAGATCCGTGGCCGCGACCTGATGACAGGTATCCCAAAAGTAATCAAAGTTACTTACCAGGAGATTGCCATTGCACTCGACAAGTCTGTTTCTAAGATTGAAGAGGCTGTGTTGAAAGCACTGGAGATCGCTCCGCCTGAACTTTCTGCCGATATCTACGACAACGGTATTCACCTGACAGGTGGTGGAGCCTTGTTGAGAGGCTTCGACAAGCGACTAGCTGCTAAAACTAAGCTCCCGATTCATATTGCTGAAGATCCGCTTAGAGCAGTAGTACGTGGCACAGGTGCTGCTATCAAAAACATAGAAGGATTCAAGAACGTCCTGCTAACATAA
- the purH gene encoding bifunctional phosphoribosylaminoimidazolecarboxamide formyltransferase/IMP cyclohydrolase, whose translation MQPVKIKSALISVYYKDRLEPLVELLKQHGVTIYSTGGTQTFLEEQGAQVVAVEDLTDYPSIFGGRVKTLHPKVFGGILHRRDNDSDLSEREKFEIPPIDLVVVDLYPFEETVASGASEADVIEKIDIGGISLIRAAAKNFKDVLIVSSREQYDEVVELLQEKDGATELEDRKRFAAKAFNVSSHYDTHIFNYMNAGEEIQAFKQSVQNSMPLRYGENPHQKGTFYGKLEDLFEQLNGKQLSYNNLVDVDAAVALATEFEEPVVAILKHTNACGCATGETMKEAYLNALSSDPVSAFGGVIIANRTIDMAVAEELNKLFFEVLIAPEFDADALDLLKTKKNRILLKQKPVELPTKLFKTLLNGVIEQDKDLATETEADFKTATKRTPSAEEKKALVFAAKVCKHTKSNTIVLATDKMMFASGVGQTSRVDALRQAIEKAQSFGFDVSKTVMASDAFFPFPDCVEIADKVGIKAVVQPGGSIKDQDSIDYCDAHGMAMVMTGVRHFKH comes from the coding sequence ATGCAACCCGTTAAAATTAAATCCGCGCTGATCTCGGTATACTATAAAGACCGCCTGGAGCCGCTGGTGGAGCTGCTAAAGCAACACGGCGTTACTATTTACTCTACTGGTGGTACTCAGACTTTTTTGGAAGAGCAAGGCGCACAAGTAGTAGCAGTAGAAGACCTGACTGACTATCCTTCTATCTTCGGAGGACGCGTTAAAACTCTGCACCCAAAAGTGTTCGGTGGCATTTTGCACCGCCGCGATAACGACAGCGACCTATCGGAGCGCGAGAAGTTTGAAATTCCGCCGATTGACCTGGTGGTGGTAGATCTTTACCCATTTGAGGAGACTGTAGCCTCTGGTGCATCAGAAGCTGACGTGATTGAGAAGATCGACATTGGTGGTATCTCCCTGATCCGTGCGGCGGCCAAAAACTTCAAAGATGTGCTAATCGTGTCTTCGCGTGAGCAGTATGATGAGGTGGTAGAGCTGCTGCAAGAGAAAGACGGCGCTACCGAACTGGAAGACCGTAAGCGTTTCGCTGCTAAGGCTTTCAACGTATCCTCGCACTACGATACACATATCTTCAACTATATGAATGCTGGTGAGGAGATACAGGCGTTTAAGCAGAGCGTGCAGAACAGTATGCCACTACGCTATGGCGAAAACCCGCACCAGAAAGGCACCTTCTACGGCAAGCTAGAGGACCTGTTCGAGCAACTAAACGGTAAGCAGTTGTCTTACAATAATCTGGTAGACGTGGACGCTGCCGTGGCCCTTGCCACCGAATTTGAGGAGCCGGTAGTAGCTATCCTGAAGCACACCAACGCTTGCGGTTGTGCCACTGGCGAAACCATGAAAGAAGCTTACCTGAATGCTCTGTCTTCTGACCCAGTGTCTGCCTTCGGTGGTGTAATCATTGCTAACCGCACCATTGATATGGCCGTGGCCGAAGAGCTGAACAAGTTGTTCTTCGAGGTATTGATCGCTCCTGAGTTCGATGCAGATGCACTGGACCTACTGAAGACAAAGAAAAACCGCATTCTGTTGAAGCAGAAGCCTGTTGAGCTACCAACAAAGTTGTTTAAAACTTTGCTGAACGGTGTGATTGAGCAAGATAAAGATTTGGCAACCGAGACTGAGGCAGATTTCAAAACAGCTACCAAGCGTACACCATCTGCCGAAGAGAAAAAGGCACTTGTATTCGCTGCCAAGGTATGTAAACACACCAAGTCTAACACCATCGTACTTGCTACGGACAAGATGATGTTTGCCAGCGGTGTAGGACAAACCTCACGTGTAGATGCACTTCGTCAGGCCATTGAGAAAGCTCAGAGCTTTGGCTTCGATGTAAGTAAGACTGTGATGGCTTCTGATGCCTTCTTCCCTTTCCCTGATTGCGTGGAGATAGCTGACAAGGTAGGTATAAAAGCAGTGGTACAGCCAGGCGGCTCTATCAAAGATCAGGATTCTATTGACTACTGCGATGCTCACGGCATGGCCATGGTGATGACAGGCGTTCGCCACTTCAAGCACTAA
- the purN gene encoding phosphoribosylglycinamide formyltransferase, whose protein sequence is MKPKNKKNIVIFASGSGSNAQRLLEHFEHHPEIRVAALFSNNPKAYALKRAETFHVPAFLFSRDEFYNTDKVLEQIQQFEPDLIVLAGFLWLVPQNLLRAFPNRIINIHPALLPKYGGKGMHGINVHAAVIQAQEPESGITIHYINEEYDKGEFILQERCPVQPTDTPEELAARVLQLEHQHLPLIVEKLLLQESQL, encoded by the coding sequence TTGAAACCTAAGAATAAGAAAAATATAGTCATTTTTGCTTCGGGCTCGGGGAGCAATGCACAGCGCCTACTGGAGCATTTTGAGCACCACCCTGAAATTCGTGTGGCCGCCCTGTTCTCTAACAATCCGAAAGCGTATGCCCTAAAAAGAGCCGAGACCTTCCACGTCCCGGCTTTTTTATTTTCCAGAGACGAGTTCTATAACACAGATAAGGTCCTGGAGCAGATCCAGCAATTCGAACCCGACCTGATCGTGCTGGCTGGTTTCCTTTGGCTGGTGCCCCAGAACCTATTACGCGCGTTCCCGAACCGCATCATCAACATACACCCTGCCCTGCTGCCCAAGTATGGTGGTAAAGGGATGCACGGTATTAACGTACACGCAGCTGTAATTCAGGCACAGGAGCCGGAATCAGGCATTACCATACACTACATAAACGAGGAATACGATAAAGGCGAATTTATACTTCAGGAGCGCTGCCCGGTACAACCCACCGACACACCTGAGGAACTGGCAGCCCGTGTACTTCAACTAGAGCATCAGCACCTGCCTCTGATAGTAGAAAAGCTGCTGCTTCAGGAATCTCAACTCTAA
- a CDS encoding SRPBCC domain-containing protein → MKDYKKYFIIPAEPEEVYAALTNPYTIQLWTGEPAEMSTEPGSEFSLWEGSIVGKNLEFEEGKKIMQQWYFGEQEEPSIVTIKLHPHEHGTSAELRHTSIPDDAFEDITEGWNDTYFAALIDFYEGE, encoded by the coding sequence ATGAAAGACTATAAGAAATATTTTATTATACCTGCCGAACCGGAGGAAGTGTATGCGGCCCTTACAAACCCCTACACTATACAGCTATGGACAGGTGAGCCAGCCGAAATGTCTACAGAACCGGGTTCTGAGTTCTCGCTCTGGGAAGGTAGCATTGTGGGTAAAAACCTGGAGTTTGAGGAAGGCAAAAAGATTATGCAGCAGTGGTACTTCGGAGAGCAGGAAGAGCCTTCTATTGTAACCATCAAACTGCACCCACATGAGCATGGCACCTCGGCAGAGCTTCGGCATACCAGCATTCCTGATGATGCATTCGAAGACATTACAGAAGGATGGAATGACACATACTTTGCTGCGCTGATTGATTTCTATGAAGGAGAGTAG
- a CDS encoding Cof-type HAD-IIB family hydrolase yields MKFRAICTDIDGTLLNSERQLSQRTIDTFKNLDKDVPVILASSRMPSAMRHLQQELGILHQPLISFNGGYVIHFEDGKTKPIPLDSVQIPSAVCQTIHDFAKGTDIHVSLYEQDNWYAPTFDYWAEREERVTKVSPVIADLAPILESWHQAETGAHKVMCMGPADEIDALQQELNNNYADQVHAYRSKDTYLEIAPRVISKATALELLLKERFGIAMHEAMAFGDNYNDIHMLQEVGKGIAVGNAREEVKAAADEVTLNSVDDGVAVAIEKYFL; encoded by the coding sequence ATGAAATTTCGAGCTATTTGTACCGATATAGATGGCACATTGCTAAACAGCGAACGCCAGCTGTCGCAGCGTACTATCGACACCTTCAAAAATCTGGATAAAGATGTTCCTGTTATTCTGGCTTCCTCCCGTATGCCGAGCGCCATGCGTCACCTGCAGCAGGAGCTGGGTATTCTGCACCAACCACTTATCAGTTTTAACGGGGGGTATGTAATTCATTTTGAGGATGGAAAAACAAAGCCTATCCCGTTGGATTCGGTTCAGATACCTTCAGCTGTGTGCCAAACTATCCACGATTTTGCAAAAGGTACTGATATACATGTAAGCCTTTATGAGCAGGACAACTGGTACGCCCCTACCTTCGACTACTGGGCCGAACGTGAGGAGCGTGTTACAAAAGTATCTCCGGTAATAGCAGACCTAGCACCTATACTAGAGAGCTGGCACCAGGCAGAAACCGGAGCGCACAAAGTAATGTGTATGGGGCCTGCCGACGAAATCGATGCCCTACAGCAGGAGCTGAACAATAATTACGCTGACCAGGTGCATGCTTACCGCTCCAAAGACACTTACCTGGAGATTGCGCCACGCGTTATTTCCAAAGCTACTGCGTTGGAGCTGTTGCTAAAAGAACGCTTTGGTATAGCCATGCATGAGGCAATGGCCTTCGGCGATAACTACAACGATATACACATGCTTCAGGAAGTAGGTAAAGGTATAGCCGTTGGAAATGCCCGCGAGGAAGTAAAAGCAGCAGCGGATGAAGTTACTCTTAACAGTGTGGACGATGGCGTGGCTGTAGCCATTGAGAAGTATTTCCTATAA
- a CDS encoding DUF4442 domain-containing protein, whose product MSQQNQADAFCKLVRSPVKFRLFLLAKLPMAYLAGLRIATLTSELASVTIPYKYINKNPFNSIYFACLSMAAELSTGALCMMYVYRAHPAISMLVVHMEADFTKKAVGTITFTCQDGQLIQQAVETTKAAGQGVTVTATSIGTDERGEQVAIFRYTWSLKAKTGS is encoded by the coding sequence ATGTCACAGCAAAACCAAGCAGATGCTTTTTGTAAGTTGGTTAGGTCACCGGTAAAGTTTCGCCTTTTTTTGTTGGCTAAACTACCCATGGCTTACCTGGCGGGTTTGCGCATTGCTACCCTCACCTCTGAGCTGGCATCCGTAACAATACCTTACAAGTACATTAATAAAAACCCCTTCAACTCCATTTACTTTGCCTGCTTAAGTATGGCCGCCGAGCTGTCAACAGGCGCTTTGTGCATGATGTATGTATATAGGGCTCATCCGGCCATATCAATGCTGGTGGTGCACATGGAGGCAGATTTTACTAAGAAGGCTGTGGGCACAATTACCTTTACTTGCCAAGATGGGCAACTTATACAGCAAGCTGTTGAAACGACTAAAGCAGCCGGGCAAGGTGTAACAGTAACAGCTACCAGTATAGGCACTGATGAACGTGGCGAACAAGTGGCCATATTTCGCTATACCTGGTCACTGAAAGCAAAGACCGGGAGCTAA
- a CDS encoding Fur family transcriptional regulator, which produces MDKAQQLLSEYGLRKTGCRLEVLRQFMQNDFALSHAELEKLIGNSYDRVTIYRTLYSFEEKGLIHSINDVAGSVKFALCKADACSQHQHQDNHIHFNCTSCGQTFCLNEVNIPMLVLPEGYKAERLHFSAEGVCKGCS; this is translated from the coding sequence ATGGACAAAGCGCAACAGCTGCTATCAGAATATGGATTACGCAAAACAGGATGTCGGCTGGAGGTGCTGCGCCAGTTTATGCAGAATGACTTTGCGCTGTCGCATGCGGAGTTAGAGAAGCTTATCGGTAACAGCTACGACCGTGTTACCATTTATCGCACCTTATACTCCTTCGAAGAGAAGGGCCTGATCCATAGTATCAACGATGTGGCTGGCTCTGTTAAGTTCGCTCTTTGCAAAGCAGATGCTTGCTCGCAGCACCAGCACCAGGATAACCATATACACTTTAACTGTACCTCCTGCGGGCAAACCTTTTGCCTTAATGAGGTAAACATACCTATGCTTGTGCTACCTGAGGGGTACAAAGCAGAGCGTCTGCACTTCTCTGCCGAGGGAGTATGCAAAGGGTGTAGCTAA
- a CDS encoding T9SS type A sorting domain-containing protein, translating into MKTALHFIATVMAIVLATGISKAQTINEPTVNGTLDVISEQGGLVVGEDVFWQAYINSFDRAGEAANLLIKLHNPAHSENFTLFYNSNREATNEEEAVYVPVTFEDSIAMVGPEGGEEMAASYQEYFKINFSAPGTYKYDLILQRNDNVRLVTVTETVVVGTVAGIDDMIGGTRVAVYPTVSQGTVRLNLGTIRNADVAVMDILGRKVMELNKANGIVEINTQKYARGTYFVKVMAENDVASSRLIVR; encoded by the coding sequence ATGAAAACAGCTCTACATTTTATTGCGACAGTTATGGCCATTGTGTTAGCAACAGGCATTAGTAAGGCGCAGACAATCAATGAGCCTACTGTAAACGGCACACTTGATGTTATCTCTGAACAGGGAGGACTTGTAGTTGGCGAAGATGTTTTTTGGCAGGCATACATCAACTCTTTTGATCGTGCAGGAGAAGCGGCAAACCTATTGATCAAGCTTCATAATCCAGCGCATAGTGAAAATTTCACACTGTTCTACAACTCAAACAGAGAAGCAACTAATGAGGAAGAAGCTGTTTACGTGCCGGTAACCTTTGAGGACAGTATTGCTATGGTAGGTCCGGAAGGTGGTGAGGAAATGGCAGCTTCATATCAAGAATATTTTAAGATTAATTTTTCGGCACCAGGTACTTACAAGTATGACCTTATTCTGCAGCGCAATGATAATGTTAGACTTGTAACTGTTACAGAGACTGTGGTAGTTGGCACTGTGGCAGGGATCGATGATATGATCGGAGGTACGCGCGTGGCCGTTTATCCAACTGTATCGCAAGGTACAGTGAGACTGAACCTGGGCACCATCCGCAATGCTGATGTAGCTGTGATGGATATCCTTGGCCGCAAAGTGATGGAGCTGAATAAGGCAAACGGTATTGTGGAAATCAACACGCAGAAGTACGCTCGTGGCACTTATTTTGTGAAAGTTATGGCCGAAAACGATGTGGCATCTAGCCGCCTGATTGTAAGATAG